One genomic window of Cannabis sativa cultivar Pink pepper isolate KNU-18-1 chromosome 2, ASM2916894v1, whole genome shotgun sequence includes the following:
- the LOC115720545 gene encoding spermidine coumaroyl-CoA acyltransferase, whose product MAPTLNTTEFTVMKKEVELVKPAKSTPSEVLSLSTLDNEANLECFSKAIYVYKAHDETNGVDPAEMIKQALSDALVYYYPLAGRLKRLDHDGRLQLTCDATGVPFLVATANCRLSSLNYLDDIDFEMAKNFVFPSPTSDCPFVLQVTRFACGGFTIGFGISHMVSDGFGAAQIFKALAELSKGKDLSVKPVWERERLVGTPIKEPLKLNTCPPAKSPYMPSSDIVDEIFYLKSDTMKILKEEIINGGSPSNVTTFEILAAFVWKARLRALELNHDGKTCLYFATGLRKLIDPPLPEGYYGNAFLTSAVELTGRELEEKSLSEIVNMIKEKKKDVLDNNYIKKSIDICETKLAHGDNPKIKATGALMALTDWRNLGLVSDEFGSGWNIENVTSLPWDCFGSVDLCTFLPAPKSDPSLKGGVGILVSLPRQAMPKFKLEIDSLH is encoded by the coding sequence ATGGCTCCTACACTAAACACAACTGAATTTACTGTTATGAAGAAGGAAGTTGAGCTTGTGAAGCCCGCCAAATCTACACCTTCTGAAGTTCTCTCCTTGTCCACTCTTGACAACGAGGCCAACCTCGAATGCTTTTCCAAAGCAATCTACGTATACAAGGCCCATGATGAGACTAATGGCGTCGACCCAGCTGAGATGATCAAGCAAGCTCTCTCCGACGCACTCGTCTATTACTACCCTCTAGCCGGGAGACTCAAACGGCTAGATCATGATGGAAGGCTCCAGCTCACTTGCGACGCTACTGGTGTTCCTTTTTTGGTCGCCACCGCCAACTGTCGTCTTTCCTCACTTAATTACTTGGACGATATCGATTTTGAGATGGCCAAGAACTTCGTCTTTCCTTCTCCCACGAGTGACTGCCCTTTCGTCCTACAAGTCACCCGATTTGCATGTGGAGGTTTTACCATTGGGTTTGGAATATCTCACATGGTCTCCGATGGTTTCGGGGCTGCTCAGATCTTCAAGGCTTTGGCTGAGCTCTCCAAAGGCAAAGATCTCTCGGTGAAGCCCGTATGGGAAAGAGAGAGACTTGTGGGGACACCCATCAAGGAGCCTTTGAAGCTCAACACATGTCCTCCTGCCAAGTCACCTTACATGCCCTCTTCTGACATTGTAGATGAGATTTTTTACTTAAAGAGTGATACCATGAAGATTCTAAAAGAGGAGATCATCAATGGTGGTTCTCCCAGTAATGTCACTACGTTTGAGATACTTGCAGCCTTTGTTTGGAAAGCAAGGTTGAGAGCCTTAGAGCTCAACCATGATGGGAAAACATGTTTGTATTTCGCTACTGGGCTAAGAAAACTCATAGACCCTCCTCTGCCTGAAGGGTATTATGGGAATGCATTTTTGACATCTGCAGTGGAACTCACAGGCAGAGAACTCGAAGAGAAATCTCTGTCTGAAATCGTGAATATgataaaagagaagaagaaggacgTTTTGGACAACAACTACATCAAAAAGTCTATTGATATTTGTGAAACAAAATTAGCTCACGGTGATAATCCAAAGATTAAAGCTACGGGAGCACTCATGGCGTTGACTGATTGGAGGAATTTGGGATTGGTTTCAGATGAGTTTGGATCAGGATGGAATATAGAGAATGTGACATCATTGCCATGGGATTGTTTTGGGTCTGTGGATTTGTGTACCTTTTTGCCTGCTCCAAAATCTGACCCTTCATTAAAAGGTGGGGTTGGGATATTGGTCTCTCTTCCCAGACAAGCCATGCCTAAGTTCAAACTAGAAATCGATTCTCTTCACTAA